From one Thermatribacter velox genomic stretch:
- a CDS encoding type III PLP-dependent enzyme has product MKGLVVSKKLPLEKEKIVELVKVYDTPLFVILRERLIENFLAFTRFLPGVQPFYAVKANPHPEIIRTLDTLGSCFDVASKQEVQLVHELGIGPERMIFANTIKRKKGLAFAREIGLKLMTYDNLNELYKIQKVHPEAKLLLRITSPSNGSGANLSYKFGVDPEEALFLLLRAREMGLQPVGVSFHAGSPCYQVESYLVSLQAVRKIFSEARQSGIELSIVDIGGGFPLKIYQEEGEQRSLESLASKIYSHIESFLQEGYRVIAEPGRCIVGSACFLVTKVIGKALRRGKVWYYLDEGIYGSLSAIPFDKASPEFVPLREGNGLQEAILAGPTCDSLDVIAKDVLLPELGLDDLIVVPDIGAYSIASATNFNGFEKPTVVMV; this is encoded by the coding sequence TTGAAGGGTCTGGTCGTTTCTAAAAAGCTTCCCTTGGAAAAAGAAAAAATAGTTGAGCTGGTTAAGGTTTATGACACACCTTTGTTTGTCATTTTGAGAGAACGCCTGATTGAAAATTTCCTGGCTTTCACCAGGTTTTTACCCGGTGTTCAACCTTTTTACGCTGTTAAGGCCAACCCTCATCCAGAAATCATAAGGACTCTGGATACTCTGGGAAGCTGTTTTGATGTGGCCTCAAAGCAGGAAGTGCAGCTTGTTCATGAACTGGGTATAGGACCGGAACGCATGATATTTGCCAACACTATAAAGCGCAAAAAGGGTCTGGCATTTGCTCGGGAAATAGGTTTGAAGCTTATGACCTATGATAACCTGAATGAACTTTACAAAATCCAAAAAGTGCATCCAGAGGCGAAACTCCTCTTACGCATTACATCGCCTTCCAATGGCAGCGGGGCCAACCTTTCCTATAAGTTTGGCGTGGATCCGGAAGAAGCACTGTTTTTGCTTTTGAGAGCCAGAGAAATGGGCTTGCAACCCGTAGGAGTCAGTTTCCATGCTGGCTCTCCTTGCTATCAGGTAGAAAGTTACTTAGTATCTCTGCAGGCTGTGAGAAAAATCTTTAGCGAAGCTCGCCAAAGCGGAATTGAGCTTTCCATCGTGGATATTGGGGGCGGTTTCCCGCTGAAAATATATCAGGAGGAAGGAGAACAAAGGAGCTTGGAGAGTCTTGCTAGCAAAATATACTCCCATATTGAAAGTTTTCTCCAGGAAGGATATCGGGTGATTGCTGAACCAGGAAGATGCATTGTAGGCAGTGCCTGCTTCTTGGTGACCAAAGTGATTGGTAAAGCTCTACGGAGAGGCAAGGTCTGGTACTATCTTGACGAGGGAATATACGGAAGTCTTTCTGCCATTCCCTTTGATAAGGCTTCTCCGGAGTTTGTTCCTCTTAGAGAAGGAAATGGGTTGCAGGAAGCAATCCTGGCTGGCCCCACCTGTGATTCACTGGATGTGATAGCCAAAGATGTCTTACTGCCGGAACTTGGGCTTGATGATCTGATCGTAGTGCCTGATATTGGTGCCTATTCCATTGCTTCGGCTACCAATTTCAACGGTTTTGAGAAACCAACAGTGGTAATGGTATAG
- a CDS encoding ABC transporter ATP-binding protein translates to MLKIENLQVAVDSRVILRDINLEIGEGEVHVLLGPNGVGKTTLLLSIMGMPGINIVGGSILFQGRDITHLPLEERAQLGIGIAFQRMPVVQGVTLKTLGEIILEKHFQKVPLNEVAEKLNCTYLLERDLGAGFSGGEAKRAELFQLLLQRPLFAMIDEPESGVDLDNIALVGKALNELFERNQVRNKRRSGLIITHTGHILDYVNADLGHVLIGGTIVCRGNPRDLLEDIKKNGYQNCLRCES, encoded by the coding sequence ATGCTTAAGATTGAAAACTTGCAGGTTGCAGTTGATTCAAGGGTCATTCTTCGTGACATTAACCTGGAGATAGGCGAAGGTGAAGTACACGTTTTGCTGGGTCCCAACGGGGTGGGTAAAACCACCCTCCTTTTAAGTATTATGGGGATGCCAGGCATCAACATTGTGGGAGGGAGTATTCTTTTCCAGGGAAGGGACATCACCCATCTTCCTCTTGAAGAAAGAGCTCAGCTGGGGATAGGTATCGCCTTTCAAAGGATGCCGGTGGTTCAGGGAGTCACACTAAAAACGCTGGGAGAAATTATCCTGGAAAAGCACTTCCAAAAGGTTCCGCTTAATGAAGTGGCAGAAAAGCTTAACTGTACCTACTTGCTGGAACGTGACCTGGGAGCAGGTTTTTCTGGTGGAGAGGCTAAAAGAGCAGAGCTTTTTCAGCTTCTTTTGCAGCGACCTCTTTTTGCCATGATTGATGAACCTGAATCTGGAGTAGATCTTGACAACATTGCTCTGGTGGGCAAGGCGCTGAACGAGCTTTTTGAGAGAAACCAGGTTCGTAACAAGAGGCGTTCTGGCCTCATTATTACCCATACTGGACATATTCTCGACTACGTTAACGCTGACCTTGGTCATGTTCTCATTGGAGGGACCATAGTTTGCCGGGGCAACCCCCGGGACCTGCTTGAAGATATTAAAAAGAATGGGTACCAGAACTGCTTGAGGTGTGAAAGTTGA
- a CDS encoding SufD family Fe-S cluster assembly protein: MKTNQSIRENLQRRAQEAINKKASLGPDIDLSRFAVCAEKETVEDPGELNRQLKEAALYAGVDLEKDSAAGVYLQVDRSAVYERIQRAFEGKLEIMSISKALEKYPELWEYYFSLVPVDADKYTAFSELCRTEGYFVRVFAHQKVAVPLQTCLLISENQAVQSVHNLVILEEGSEANLITGCAAVHNEQAGLHIGVSEFFIGDNARLTFTMIHNWGENFHVRPRTVVKLGNNAFFGNTYVLLKPLLSLQTFPRALLEGENSSAVFRSIIFAKGDSYIDVGSTLVLKNRGCSGDSISRVCAQDRAQVFARGKLVSHHDEAQAHLECKGILFSREASIVSVPELEVYGAPKSRLSHEAAVGPIEEEVVNYLRARGLRKEEALSLITRGFLGVDIPGIPPALKKYIDEIIAVTSQDVL, encoded by the coding sequence TTGAAGACTAACCAGAGTATTAGGGAAAATTTGCAGCGGAGGGCTCAGGAAGCAATAAATAAGAAAGCTTCCCTGGGTCCAGATATTGATCTTTCTCGTTTTGCGGTTTGCGCTGAGAAGGAAACCGTGGAAGATCCTGGAGAACTTAACAGACAGCTTAAAGAAGCTGCCCTGTATGCGGGCGTTGATTTGGAGAAGGATAGCGCAGCGGGTGTATACCTGCAAGTCGACCGTTCTGCTGTCTACGAGCGTATTCAGCGCGCTTTTGAGGGAAAGCTTGAGATAATGAGCATTTCCAAGGCTCTGGAGAAATACCCGGAGCTCTGGGAATACTACTTCAGTCTGGTGCCGGTTGATGCCGACAAATATACCGCTTTTTCAGAGTTGTGTCGTACTGAGGGTTATTTTGTGAGAGTTTTTGCGCATCAGAAAGTCGCAGTTCCTCTCCAAACCTGCCTTTTAATTTCTGAAAACCAGGCTGTGCAGAGCGTTCATAATTTGGTTATTCTGGAAGAAGGCTCTGAGGCAAACCTGATAACTGGATGCGCTGCCGTGCATAATGAACAGGCAGGCTTACATATTGGGGTGAGCGAATTTTTTATAGGAGACAATGCACGCTTAACGTTTACCATGATTCACAACTGGGGGGAAAACTTCCACGTTCGTCCTCGAACTGTGGTTAAACTGGGTAACAATGCTTTTTTTGGTAACACTTATGTCTTGCTGAAACCCTTGCTTTCTCTGCAAACTTTTCCCAGGGCGCTCCTTGAAGGCGAGAACTCGAGTGCTGTGTTCAGGAGCATAATTTTTGCCAAGGGAGACTCCTATATCGACGTTGGTTCTACTCTGGTCTTAAAAAATCGGGGTTGCAGTGGTGACTCGATATCCAGAGTATGTGCTCAGGATCGGGCTCAAGTATTTGCAAGAGGGAAGCTTGTGTCTCATCACGACGAAGCCCAGGCTCATCTTGAGTGTAAGGGGATACTTTTTTCCAGAGAGGCCAGCATAGTTTCCGTTCCCGAACTCGAAGTGTATGGTGCTCCCAAAAGCAGGCTTTCTCATGAAGCGGCTGTGGGTCCCATTGAGGAAGAAGTGGTGAATTATCTGCGGGCTCGAGGACTGAGAAAAGAGGAAGCTCTATCTTTGATTACCCGGGGTTTTCTGGGAGTTGACATTCCCGGCATTCCTCCCGCTTTAAAAAAGTACATTGACGAGATTATTGCGGTTACTTCTCAGGATGTGCTTTGA
- a CDS encoding Lrp/AsnC ligand binding domain-containing protein encodes MTVEAYILVQAQTGKAQSIKKEIQLVPGVVRVDRVMGPFDLVVLVQAENNQEIGERILKEVQQISGVKRTLTCPVI; translated from the coding sequence TTGACGGTTGAGGCGTATATACTTGTTCAAGCTCAGACTGGTAAGGCACAGTCTATTAAAAAAGAAATACAGCTTGTGCCTGGTGTGGTAAGGGTTGACCGGGTAATGGGCCCTTTTGACCTTGTGGTTCTGGTTCAGGCTGAAAACAATCAGGAGATAGGAGAGAGAATTCTTAAGGAAGTGCAGCAGATAAGTGGTGTGAAGAGAACGCTTACCTGCCCGGTTATTTAG
- the lexA gene encoding transcriptional repressor LexA produces the protein MKDKLSEKEKQILLFISSFFERNGFPPTVREIGKGVGLKSSCTVHYHLKKLEQKGVLRRRSCKPRAIELVMDEFVVQSSAPGSSDGEGLVQIPLVKDVYYVNQKPVFEEVETLLFFPRSLVGKGEFFAFRVPDNRLVSLNLLKDDYLIVKKGETLFCGDLGLFFIDDEVCIRKVRDNQRYSEKKKWWEIDFWDDRYSAIGKVVGVWRKL, from the coding sequence ATGAAAGACAAACTCTCTGAAAAAGAGAAACAGATTTTGCTCTTTATCAGTTCTTTTTTTGAACGTAATGGCTTTCCTCCTACGGTACGGGAAATTGGTAAGGGGGTCGGGCTTAAATCCTCCTGCACTGTGCATTATCACCTTAAAAAGCTCGAACAAAAAGGTGTTTTAAGGCGTCGCTCCTGTAAACCCCGAGCCATTGAACTGGTTATGGATGAGTTCGTGGTCCAATCTTCTGCACCTGGTTCCAGTGATGGTGAAGGTCTGGTCCAGATACCTCTGGTTAAAGATGTCTATTATGTCAATCAAAAACCAGTTTTTGAAGAAGTGGAAACTTTGCTTTTCTTCCCTCGTTCTTTAGTTGGTAAGGGTGAGTTTTTCGCCTTTCGGGTTCCTGACAATCGTCTGGTTAGCCTGAACCTTCTAAAAGACGATTACCTCATCGTTAAAAAAGGAGAAACTCTTTTTTGTGGAGACCTGGGGCTTTTTTTTATTGATGATGAAGTTTGCATTCGAAAAGTGAGGGATAACCAACGCTATTCTGAGAAAAAGAAGTGGTGGGAAATCGATTTTTGGGATGACCGTTACAGTGCGATAGGCAAAGTGGTCGGGGTGTGGAGAAAGTTGTAA
- a CDS encoding secondary thiamine-phosphate synthase enzyme YjbQ has protein sequence MVVTREIRLSTKGHTDIIDITEEVEQAIARSGVKDGIVCLFVPGSTGIVTTMEFEPGLVEDLKRFWEKIASSRDEYQHNARWGDGNGYAHVRAAASGPSLTLPFKDGKVIRGTWQDIVFIDFDNRPRSRTLIVQIVGE, from the coding sequence GTGGTAGTTACCCGTGAGATTAGGCTTTCTACTAAAGGGCATACCGATATCATTGATATTACCGAAGAAGTAGAACAGGCGATTGCCCGCTCAGGCGTGAAGGATGGCATCGTTTGCCTTTTCGTTCCCGGTTCTACGGGGATTGTAACCACCATGGAATTTGAACCCGGGCTGGTTGAAGATTTGAAGCGCTTCTGGGAAAAGATAGCCAGCTCCCGTGATGAATACCAGCACAATGCGCGCTGGGGAGACGGCAACGGCTACGCTCATGTCCGGGCAGCAGCAAGTGGTCCTTCTTTGACTTTGCCGTTTAAGGATGGAAAAGTCATACGGGGGACTTGGCAGGATATAGTTTTTATCGACTTTGATAATCGCCCCCGTTCCAGAACTTTAATAGTGCAGATTGTAGGTGAGTGA
- a CDS encoding iron-containing alcohol dehydrogenase family protein, whose amino-acid sequence MEVVRPFVFRLPREIYFGWGKGAETGGLVKPLGKKAFVVTGKRATRETGILEMVTSSLKQAGLEWVVFDQVEPEPSLEIVDAGLHKAYQERCDLVLSLGGGSVLDCGKAIAGLLGQDESVVPYFDGVKQLEKPGVPWVALPTTAGTGSEMTNNAVLTNYHTGVKKSFRSPYLVARMAIIDPQFTVFLNARVTASSGIDALVQAIEAFTSPRTNPVSELLALEAIRLIWEFLPRAVAQGNERQFREQVAKGSMISAMAFANASSGPAHGLSHIIGPAFGIPHGEACGLLFPVTMRFNKAVLGEKYVTVARAVGIRGESQGEVIDNFERSFRGLLEKIGLRTRLRDFGVKKEMLREVVREELIQRSLRENPRPIGVNEAVELLYEAW is encoded by the coding sequence ATGGAGGTAGTGCGGCCCTTTGTCTTCCGACTTCCCCGGGAAATCTATTTTGGATGGGGGAAGGGTGCAGAAACAGGGGGGTTGGTCAAGCCTCTTGGGAAAAAGGCTTTTGTGGTGACTGGAAAAAGAGCTACCAGAGAAACAGGTATTCTTGAGATGGTAACCTCTTCCCTAAAACAAGCTGGCCTTGAGTGGGTAGTTTTTGATCAGGTCGAGCCTGAACCTTCTTTGGAAATTGTCGATGCTGGTTTACATAAAGCTTATCAGGAACGCTGCGACCTGGTTTTGTCTCTGGGTGGAGGCAGTGTCCTGGATTGCGGTAAAGCAATTGCTGGTCTCCTGGGACAAGATGAAAGCGTGGTACCTTATTTTGACGGAGTGAAGCAGCTTGAAAAACCAGGCGTTCCCTGGGTAGCCCTGCCTACTACGGCTGGGACGGGTTCAGAGATGACCAACAATGCGGTTTTGACCAACTACCACACGGGAGTCAAAAAAAGTTTCCGTAGCCCCTACCTGGTAGCCCGAATGGCCATTATTGACCCCCAGTTTACTGTTTTTTTAAATGCACGCGTTACCGCTTCGTCGGGTATTGATGCTCTGGTGCAAGCCATAGAAGCCTTCACAAGTCCTCGTACCAATCCAGTTAGTGAATTGCTGGCTCTCGAAGCGATAAGGCTAATCTGGGAATTCTTGCCCCGTGCAGTAGCACAAGGGAATGAGCGACAGTTTAGAGAACAAGTTGCCAAGGGAAGTATGATCAGTGCTATGGCTTTTGCCAATGCCTCTTCAGGTCCTGCTCATGGTCTCTCCCACATTATAGGTCCTGCTTTTGGTATTCCCCATGGTGAAGCCTGTGGATTGCTGTTCCCGGTTACCATGCGCTTTAATAAAGCAGTTCTGGGTGAAAAGTATGTTACCGTTGCCAGGGCAGTTGGCATCCGAGGTGAAAGTCAGGGAGAGGTTATAGATAATTTTGAAAGGTCTTTCAGAGGTTTGCTGGAGAAAATTGGCCTGCGTACCAGGTTGCGCGACTTTGGTGTGAAGAAAGAGATGCTTCGAGAGGTAGTCAGGGAGGAACTTATACAGCGTAGTCTCAGGGAAAACCCCCGTCCCATTGGTGTCAATGAGGCGGTAGAACTCCTTTATGAAGCCTGGTAA
- a CDS encoding dimethylsulfonioproprionate lyase family protein, with translation MERVRETERSYRNGDWGIKYLFRGPRIDWGIVFLKPGQNMGAHYHREVEETFFILEGEGIMRVNDEEFKVSAGDAIRLEPEERHDLRATESSFLKGIFIKAPYLPEDKINC, from the coding sequence ATGGAAAGGGTTAGAGAGACTGAAAGGTCCTATCGAAATGGCGATTGGGGTATCAAGTATCTTTTTCGTGGTCCACGTATCGACTGGGGCATTGTCTTCCTGAAGCCCGGCCAGAACATGGGAGCCCATTACCACAGGGAAGTGGAAGAAACTTTCTTCATCCTTGAGGGAGAGGGAATAATGCGGGTTAACGATGAGGAGTTTAAGGTTTCAGCAGGAGACGCAATACGCCTTGAACCCGAAGAACGTCACGATTTACGTGCCACAGAAAGTAGCTTTCTTAAAGGGATATTTATAAAAGCACCCTATCTCCCCGAGGACAAAATAAATTGTTGA
- a CDS encoding radical SAM protein: MVDLETVEQFLGSLSFCKVCPLECGVNRLQGERGRCGTGFLPEVASYHPHFGEESILSGWGGSGTIFFSGCNMKCVYCQNYSISQLGEGEAISIEDLARIMLALERMRCHNVNLVSPSHFAPQILKALYIAREKGLGIPIVYNTGGYDKLETLKLFRGVVDIYLPDMRYASEESALRYSGVPNYPEVNRQALIEMFRQVGEVMLLNGIAVKGLIIRILLIPSLVEEALENLRFIAENISKKVHVTLMRQYRPVYKVSAGCFPELNSFIDDNTYRKVVRFARELGLSNLILQ; this comes from the coding sequence ATGGTTGACCTGGAAACTGTGGAGCAGTTTTTGGGTAGCCTCAGCTTCTGTAAGGTATGTCCTCTGGAGTGTGGCGTGAATCGGCTTCAGGGGGAAAGGGGTCGGTGCGGAACTGGTTTTTTGCCCGAGGTAGCCAGTTATCATCCTCACTTTGGAGAAGAGTCTATCCTTTCCGGGTGGGGTGGTTCGGGTACCATTTTCTTTTCAGGCTGCAATATGAAGTGTGTGTATTGCCAGAATTATTCCATCAGTCAACTGGGAGAGGGAGAGGCTATCTCTATTGAGGATCTTGCCCGAATTATGCTTGCTTTGGAGCGTATGAGATGTCACAATGTAAACCTGGTCTCTCCGAGTCACTTTGCACCGCAGATACTTAAGGCTCTGTATATTGCAAGGGAAAAAGGTTTGGGTATTCCAATTGTCTATAACACAGGGGGTTACGATAAACTGGAGACTCTGAAACTTTTTCGAGGGGTAGTTGATATTTATCTTCCTGATATGCGCTATGCAAGTGAAGAAAGTGCTCTACGCTATTCGGGTGTTCCCAATTATCCCGAGGTCAACCGTCAGGCGCTTATCGAAATGTTTAGACAGGTTGGCGAAGTGATGCTTTTAAATGGTATAGCGGTAAAGGGTTTAATAATCAGAATTTTGCTTATTCCCAGCCTGGTTGAAGAAGCACTTGAAAATCTTCGCTTTATAGCCGAAAATATTTCCAAGAAGGTACATGTTACCTTGATGCGTCAGTACCGCCCGGTTTATAAAGTTTCAGCTGGGTGCTTTCCAGAATTGAACAGCTTTATTGACGACAACACTTACCGAAAAGTAGTACGTTTTGCCCGAGAGCTGGGACTTTCGAATCTTATCTTACAGTAG
- a CDS encoding ferredoxin domain-containing protein produces MQEAIKQVAHFMAIAARTAPKTKGEDFVTVRVLDKEETQKLGEAMINYGKEKGIAGFVRDGQNVKDSEAVLLLGIKDATPAGLNCGACGFSSCSELQPKEMKDFKGPQCILRALDLGIALGSAVKTASIFNVDNRIMYRIGVVARLSRMCDDDLVMGIPLSAYGKNIYFDRKG; encoded by the coding sequence ATGCAGGAAGCAATCAAGCAGGTTGCTCATTTTATGGCGATAGCGGCGCGTACTGCTCCCAAGACCAAGGGAGAAGATTTTGTGACTGTCAGGGTGCTGGATAAAGAGGAAACCCAAAAGCTGGGAGAGGCTATGATTAACTATGGCAAAGAAAAAGGCATTGCTGGTTTTGTGAGAGATGGGCAGAATGTTAAGGATTCAGAAGCGGTGTTGCTTCTGGGTATAAAGGATGCCACTCCGGCTGGCTTGAATTGTGGCGCCTGTGGATTTAGCTCTTGCAGTGAACTGCAACCAAAAGAAATGAAAGACTTTAAAGGACCACAGTGTATTCTGCGGGCGCTGGACCTGGGTATTGCTCTGGGTTCTGCAGTAAAGACAGCTTCTATTTTTAACGTTGACAACCGTATCATGTATCGTATTGGAGTAGTGGCTCGCTTGAGCAGAATGTGCGACGACGACCTGGTAATGGGTATTCCTCTTTCTGCCTATGGGAAGAATATTTATTTTGATAGAAAGGGATAG
- a CDS encoding nitroreductase family protein — protein sequence MELSEVIKSRRSVRKFRSEEVVEEDLKEILEAARMAPSAGNLQPWKFIVVRNEKKKRYLAQACSGQEFVGEAPVVIVACATGRGGFIGKYMESWPIDVAIAFTHLILAAWNKGLGTCWIGDFDEEKVKEICEIPPEVRVVAITPLGYPVKVPQATQRKSLERIVSEEVYTP from the coding sequence ATGGAGTTAAGCGAAGTAATAAAATCTCGTCGAAGCGTTCGTAAGTTTCGCAGTGAAGAGGTTGTGGAAGAAGACTTAAAAGAGATTCTGGAAGCGGCTCGTATGGCGCCTTCCGCGGGAAATCTGCAACCCTGGAAATTTATCGTGGTCAGAAACGAAAAAAAGAAACGCTATCTGGCTCAGGCTTGCTCAGGGCAGGAATTTGTGGGCGAAGCTCCGGTGGTCATTGTTGCCTGTGCTACGGGACGGGGTGGTTTCATTGGTAAATACATGGAGAGCTGGCCGATTGATGTAGCTATTGCCTTCACCCACCTCATTCTTGCAGCCTGGAACAAAGGGCTTGGGACTTGCTGGATCGGTGATTTCGATGAAGAAAAAGTGAAAGAAATCTGTGAAATACCGCCTGAAGTCAGAGTGGTGGCTATTACTCCTTTAGGTTACCCGGTGAAAGTTCCTCAGGCTACTCAGCGCAAATCCTTGGAAAGGATTGTTAGTGAAGAGGTGTATACTCCCTGA
- a CDS encoding DUF951 domain-containing protein codes for MLRIEVDDVLVLKKKHPCGSSEWKVTRVGVDIGIKCLGCGRFVMIPRRKLERKIREVVRRGIRLKPHQIAVEI; via the coding sequence GTGCTCAGGATTGAAGTGGATGACGTTCTGGTGTTGAAAAAGAAGCACCCCTGCGGTAGTTCGGAGTGGAAAGTGACCCGGGTAGGGGTGGATATTGGCATTAAATGTCTGGGGTGTGGGCGTTTTGTAATGATACCCCGGCGTAAGCTGGAGCGCAAAATTCGGGAAGTGGTACGCCGGGGTATCCGACTTAAACCACACCAGATAGCTGTGGAGATTTGA
- the ychF gene encoding redox-regulated ATPase YchF, with the protein MGLKAGIIGLPNSGKTTLFNLLTRAHAAVAPYPFCTIEPNLGVVSVPDSRLERLAEILKPPRVVTATVEFVDVAGLVKGASKGEGLGNQFLSAIRGVDAVVEVIRFFMDPDIPHFMGDLDPLRDREVVDIELMLSDLEIVERRLQKVQELFKKTSSKELEKERDLLLRVRDALSEGIPLRKLTFSEEEKVILKPFQLITLKPIIYLANLDESEQARALYQKMEAWCKQEGVPLLPLLVKLEEELQEIEDLKERTIFMQEFGLKESGLTAFIRETYATLGLITFYTFGDKELRAWELLQGSTAKEAAGKVHTDMQKGFIKAEVINARELLEIGSLEQAKALGRVRLEGKDYQVQDGDLLYFHFSV; encoded by the coding sequence ATGGGCCTCAAGGCTGGTATCATCGGGCTTCCCAACTCTGGAAAGACCACCCTCTTTAATCTGCTCACCCGGGCTCATGCTGCTGTGGCTCCTTACCCTTTTTGTACCATTGAGCCTAATCTGGGGGTAGTGAGTGTTCCTGACTCTCGCTTGGAAAGGTTGGCTGAAATTCTGAAACCTCCCCGAGTAGTCACCGCTACGGTGGAATTTGTGGATGTTGCGGGTCTTGTGAAGGGTGCGAGTAAGGGAGAGGGCCTGGGTAACCAGTTTTTGAGTGCCATACGCGGCGTGGACGCTGTAGTGGAAGTAATCCGCTTTTTTATGGATCCTGATATTCCTCATTTTATGGGGGATCTCGATCCCTTGCGGGACCGAGAAGTGGTGGATATTGAGCTCATGCTCTCGGACCTGGAAATTGTGGAAAGGCGTCTTCAAAAAGTTCAGGAGCTTTTCAAAAAGACTTCCAGTAAAGAGTTGGAAAAAGAAAGAGACCTGCTTTTGCGCGTTCGAGATGCTCTTTCTGAGGGAATACCTCTTCGCAAGCTTACTTTTAGTGAAGAAGAAAAGGTTATTTTGAAACCTTTTCAATTGATTACCCTTAAGCCCATCATTTACCTTGCCAACCTTGATGAGAGCGAACAAGCTCGTGCTCTTTATCAGAAAATGGAAGCCTGGTGTAAACAAGAAGGAGTTCCGCTACTTCCTCTGCTCGTCAAGCTGGAGGAAGAACTTCAGGAGATTGAAGATCTCAAGGAACGTACAATTTTCATGCAGGAGTTTGGTCTCAAGGAGAGCGGTCTTACAGCCTTTATTCGTGAGACCTACGCTACCTTGGGATTGATTACTTTTTACACTTTTGGTGATAAGGAACTTCGTGCCTGGGAACTGTTGCAGGGCTCTACAGCGAAAGAGGCAGCAGGTAAAGTGCATACCGACATGCAAAAGGGATTTATTAAAGCTGAAGTCATCAACGCCCGGGAGCTTCTCGAAATTGGTTCTCTGGAGCAAGCTAAAGCCCTGGGCCGCGTTCGCTTGGAGGGAAAAGATTATCAGGTTCAGGATGGAGACTTGCTCTATTTTCACTTTTCGGTTTGA